A genomic stretch from Mycobacterium paraterrae includes:
- a CDS encoding metallophosphoesterase family protein, with amino-acid sequence MTDEPHTMNRRQLIRHSAWFGAAVGLAVVGGEVVSHVAGTADAARSPSRPALRFAQVSDSHIGFTGKANPDVAGSFTHAIGQINNLGYEPDFVIHTGDLTHLATPGQFDQVKQMMSGLRTQHVFTVPGEHDSIDDVGQKYRSAFGAGTRGDGWYSFDIAGVHVIALVNTLNLKKLGHLGVDQLDFVAKDVAALPSDTPIIVFSHIPLFAMYPDWGWGTDDAAQALSYLRRFSSVTCLNGHVHQLFSKTEGNVTFHSGTTTAYPLPHPGDGPAPKPVTLPAGKLRDALGIREVSYDRGHTTLALKEKTLQ; translated from the coding sequence ATGACCGACGAGCCGCACACCATGAACCGGCGTCAACTCATCCGGCACAGCGCGTGGTTCGGCGCGGCGGTCGGCCTCGCGGTGGTCGGCGGCGAGGTCGTCTCCCACGTCGCCGGCACCGCCGACGCGGCACGCAGCCCGAGCCGGCCCGCGTTGCGTTTCGCTCAGGTCAGCGACAGTCACATCGGGTTCACGGGTAAAGCCAATCCTGATGTCGCAGGGTCGTTTACGCATGCGATCGGTCAGATCAACAACCTGGGCTACGAGCCTGATTTCGTGATCCACACCGGTGATCTGACACATCTGGCCACCCCCGGGCAGTTCGATCAGGTCAAGCAGATGATGTCCGGATTGCGGACCCAGCACGTCTTCACCGTTCCTGGCGAACATGACTCCATCGACGACGTCGGCCAAAAGTACCGCAGCGCGTTCGGTGCCGGGACACGAGGTGACGGCTGGTACAGCTTCGACATCGCCGGTGTGCACGTGATCGCGTTGGTGAACACGCTGAACCTCAAAAAGCTCGGGCATCTCGGTGTCGATCAGTTGGACTTCGTCGCCAAAGACGTGGCGGCGCTGCCGAGTGACACCCCGATCATCGTGTTCAGCCACATTCCGCTGTTCGCCATGTACCCGGATTGGGGGTGGGGCACCGACGACGCCGCCCAAGCGCTCAGCTACCTGCGCCGATTCTCGTCAGTCACTTGCCTCAACGGCCATGTACACCAACTGTTTTCCAAGACCGAGGGCAACGTGACGTTCCACAGCGGAACTACTACCGCCTATCCGCTACCGCATCCCGGTGACGGACCGGCTCCCAAGCCGGTGACACTGCCCGCCGGAAAGTTACGGGACGCGCTGGGCATCCGAGAGGTCAGCTACGACCGAGGTCACACCACACTCGCGCTGAAAGAAAAGACGCTGCAATGA
- a CDS encoding cupredoxin domain-containing protein, producing MRGQLWGARVLLLTVTVAGCSSPPPAKAPSVTFGPAASTPGMGGMSPMPNMPAGPSAPTAGPSAPVAGNAVSIDNFAFSPATITVKAGSTVTWTNRDEEPHTVVANDGSFHSPGMGSQATFSFTFPKAGSYDYVCSIHPFMRATVVVTP from the coding sequence ATGCGCGGACAACTCTGGGGCGCGCGCGTTCTGCTCTTGACGGTGACGGTGGCGGGGTGTTCGTCGCCGCCGCCGGCCAAGGCGCCGTCGGTGACGTTCGGTCCGGCGGCGTCCACACCGGGGATGGGCGGCATGTCGCCGATGCCGAACATGCCTGCGGGGCCGTCAGCTCCGACGGCCGGACCCTCGGCTCCGGTGGCCGGAAACGCGGTGTCCATCGACAACTTCGCGTTCTCACCGGCGACGATCACCGTCAAGGCTGGGAGCACGGTCACCTGGACCAACCGGGACGAGGAACCGCACACCGTTGTCGCCAACGACGGATCTTTCCACTCACCTGGAATGGGCTCGCAGGCAACGTTTTCCTTCACCTTCCCCAAAGCCGGCAGCTATGACTACGTCTGCTCGATCCACCCGTTCATGCGCGCCACCGTGGTGGTGACGCCATGA
- a CDS encoding PE family protein: MSFVTTQPEALSSAATALGGIGSSFSAQNAAAAGPTTGVVPAAADEVSALTAAQFAAHAQLYQAVAAQAAAIHEQFVNTLGTSAGSYAATEAANAASAG, from the coding sequence ATGTCATTCGTGACCACTCAGCCCGAAGCCCTGAGCTCGGCAGCGACCGCCCTGGGCGGCATTGGCTCGTCCTTCTCGGCCCAGAATGCCGCCGCGGCCGGCCCGACGACCGGCGTCGTACCTGCTGCGGCCGACGAAGTGTCGGCGTTGACCGCTGCCCAGTTCGCCGCTCACGCGCAGCTCTACCAAGCCGTCGCCGCCCAGGCGGCCGCGATTCACGAGCAGTTCGTGAACACGCTGGGCACCAGCGCCGGTTCCTACGCAGCGACCGAGGCCGCCAACGCCGCGTCAGCTGGCTAG
- a CDS encoding tetratricopeptide repeat protein, which produces MAESVSIATTALAEAERLVQGGEFAAAVTVLEDVVDDDPTLPVLYLLASTTLELGELDKALHYATRAVDTDPSSAPAHDALARVYVAQENYGLALSELEQVAALGREERLAAAPAQYSVPAHFALHNVEQLEHIMASNDQQQASVNGFVSGLEGMRQGLSEVIDAADGEPPWISLNPINGRMLADPPYVRVAEERLPSYLNPAVDYVPIRQELAAGREVQVIDDFLTPDALAQLRRFCLESTVWRHAYPFGYVGAFPQHGFASVSLFAVAEEFAAAMGEPFADFQLAAWWAFVYDGHLPGTDIHGDDADYSLNVWITPDSANLDPDSGGLVMWDKKAPSDWSYDDYNSGGEKVREFLEAQNAESTVIPYRENRAVLFEGHLFHKTDDFTFAPGYLNRRRSVTILFRRRKG; this is translated from the coding sequence GTGGCGGAATCCGTGTCGATTGCGACGACAGCCTTGGCCGAAGCCGAACGTCTGGTGCAGGGGGGCGAGTTCGCGGCTGCCGTTACCGTGCTGGAGGACGTCGTCGATGACGACCCGACGCTCCCGGTGCTGTACCTGTTGGCATCCACCACCCTGGAACTCGGTGAGCTCGACAAGGCGTTGCATTACGCCACGCGCGCGGTGGACACCGACCCGTCGTCCGCGCCTGCTCACGATGCGCTCGCGAGAGTGTATGTCGCGCAGGAGAATTACGGCCTGGCGCTGTCGGAGCTCGAACAGGTCGCCGCCCTCGGTCGCGAGGAGCGCCTCGCGGCAGCGCCCGCTCAATACTCGGTTCCGGCTCATTTCGCCCTGCACAATGTCGAACAGCTCGAGCACATCATGGCCAGCAACGACCAGCAGCAGGCGTCCGTCAACGGATTCGTCAGTGGGCTCGAAGGTATGCGTCAGGGCCTGAGCGAGGTCATCGATGCCGCTGACGGCGAGCCGCCGTGGATATCGCTGAACCCGATCAACGGCCGGATGCTCGCCGACCCGCCCTACGTGAGGGTTGCCGAGGAGCGACTGCCCTCATACCTGAACCCGGCTGTCGACTACGTGCCTATCCGGCAAGAACTCGCGGCCGGCAGAGAAGTTCAGGTGATCGACGACTTCTTGACACCGGACGCACTGGCACAGCTGCGACGGTTTTGCCTCGAATCCACGGTCTGGCGGCACGCCTACCCGTTCGGCTACGTCGGGGCGTTTCCCCAACACGGATTCGCCAGCGTCTCCCTTTTCGCGGTCGCAGAGGAGTTCGCTGCGGCGATGGGTGAGCCATTCGCCGACTTCCAGTTGGCCGCCTGGTGGGCCTTCGTCTACGACGGCCATCTGCCGGGTACCGACATCCACGGCGATGACGCCGACTACTCGCTGAACGTGTGGATCACCCCCGATTCGGCGAACCTCGACCCGGACAGCGGCGGCCTGGTGATGTGGGACAAGAAGGCGCCCAGCGACTGGAGTTACGACGACTACAACTCCGGCGGCGAGAAGGTTCGCGAGTTCCTCGAGGCGCAGAACGCGGAATCGACCGTGATTCCCTATCGAGAGAACCGCGCAGTCCTGTTCGAGGGACACCTCTTTCACAAGACCGACGACTTCACGTTCGCACCCGGATATCTCAACCGGCGACGCAGCGTAACCATCCTGTTCCGCCGCCGCAAAGGCTAG
- a CDS encoding CoA-acylating methylmalonate-semialdehyde dehydrogenase encodes MTQKIPHFIDGRRSDLSSTRTADVLNPSTGEVQAQVLLASAADVDTAVASAKKAQREWAAYNPQRRARVMMKFVELVNANVEELAELLSLEHGKTVPDAKGDIQRGVEVIEFAIGIPHLLKGEFTEGAGTGIDVYSIRQPLGVVAGITPFNFPAMIPLWKAGPALACGNAFILKPSERDPSVPVRLAELFLEAGLPPGVFQVVQGDKEAVDAILHHPDIEAVGFVGSSDIAQYIYETAAANGKRSQCFGGAKNHMIVLPDADLDQAVDALIGAGYGSAGERCMAISVAVPVGEETANRLRNRLVERINQLRVGHSLDPKADYGPLVTEAALKRVRDYIVQGVEAGADLVVDGRERTTDELTFDDQSLEKGFFIGPTLFDHVTTDMSIYTDEIFGPVLCIVRAHDYEDALRLPTEHEYGNGVAIFTRDGDAARDFVSRVQVGMVGVNVPIPVPVAYHTFGGWKRSGFGDLNQHGPASIQFYTKVKTVTERWPSGIKDGAEFSIPTMK; translated from the coding sequence ATGACTCAGAAGATTCCGCATTTCATCGACGGGCGCCGTAGCGACCTGTCTTCGACCCGGACCGCCGATGTGCTCAACCCGAGCACGGGCGAGGTGCAGGCACAGGTGCTGCTGGCCTCGGCCGCTGACGTCGACACCGCGGTGGCTTCGGCCAAGAAGGCGCAACGGGAATGGGCCGCCTACAACCCCCAGCGCCGTGCCAGGGTCATGATGAAGTTCGTCGAGTTGGTCAACGCGAACGTGGAAGAGTTGGCCGAACTCCTTTCCCTGGAACACGGCAAGACCGTCCCGGACGCCAAGGGCGACATTCAGCGCGGCGTCGAGGTCATCGAATTCGCCATCGGGATCCCGCATTTACTCAAAGGCGAGTTCACCGAGGGCGCCGGCACGGGCATCGACGTCTACTCGATCCGCCAGCCGCTCGGCGTGGTCGCGGGCATCACGCCGTTCAACTTCCCGGCGATGATCCCGCTGTGGAAGGCCGGCCCCGCGCTCGCATGCGGAAACGCGTTCATTCTCAAGCCTTCCGAGCGCGACCCGTCGGTGCCGGTCCGTCTGGCCGAGCTGTTTCTCGAAGCGGGCCTTCCCCCCGGTGTGTTCCAGGTGGTCCAGGGCGATAAGGAAGCCGTCGACGCGATCCTGCATCACCCGGACATCGAGGCCGTCGGATTCGTCGGCAGCTCCGACATCGCGCAGTACATCTACGAGACCGCGGCCGCCAATGGCAAGCGCTCGCAGTGCTTCGGCGGCGCCAAAAACCACATGATCGTCCTCCCGGACGCCGACCTCGACCAAGCGGTCGACGCGCTGATCGGGGCCGGCTACGGCAGCGCGGGTGAGCGTTGCATGGCGATCAGCGTCGCCGTTCCCGTCGGGGAAGAGACGGCAAACCGGTTGCGCAACAGGCTGGTTGAGCGCATCAACCAGTTGCGGGTCGGCCACAGCCTGGACCCGAAGGCCGACTACGGCCCGCTGGTCACCGAGGCCGCCCTCAAACGGGTGCGCGACTACATCGTCCAGGGCGTCGAGGCCGGCGCCGACCTGGTGGTCGACGGCCGCGAGCGCACCACCGACGAGCTCACCTTTGACGACCAGAGCCTGGAGAAGGGCTTCTTCATCGGGCCGACATTGTTCGATCACGTCACCACCGACATGTCGATCTACACCGACGAGATCTTCGGTCCCGTGCTGTGCATCGTCCGCGCGCACGATTACGAAGACGCGTTGCGCCTGCCCACCGAACACGAATACGGCAACGGCGTGGCAATTTTCACCCGCGACGGCGACGCGGCCCGCGACTTCGTGTCCCGGGTGCAGGTCGGCATGGTCGGCGTGAACGTGCCGATCCCGGTGCCGGTCGCCTACCACACCTTCGGCGGCTGGAAGCGGTCCGGCTTCGGCGACCTGAACCAGCACGGCCCCGCGTCGATCCAGTTCTACACCAAGGTCAAGACCGTCACCGAGCGGTGGCCGTCGGGCATCAAGGATGGCGCGGAGTTCTCCATCCCGACCATGAAGTAG
- a CDS encoding RNA polymerase sigma factor, which yields MTAHGDSVAPRPLRLVPGDGYPDWEAVYQDNATWVYRTIYARVGNRADAEDLTAEVFLAALRPLRLTASVGEIRGYLRTTARTVLAAHWRETLGREITSIDDIEQPPESEQAISTAPQRVAGVLAQLPDNYRRILELRFLHNRSIKESAAELGVSVANAKVLQHRALRLAAQVNEEGGS from the coding sequence GTGACGGCACACGGTGATTCTGTCGCCCCGCGACCGCTGCGGTTGGTGCCCGGCGACGGATACCCGGACTGGGAAGCGGTCTACCAGGACAACGCCACCTGGGTATACCGCACGATCTATGCCCGCGTCGGCAACCGGGCCGACGCCGAGGACCTCACCGCAGAGGTGTTCCTCGCCGCGTTGCGGCCCCTGCGATTGACGGCCAGTGTCGGCGAGATCCGCGGCTATCTGCGGACCACCGCGCGAACCGTGCTGGCCGCCCATTGGCGCGAGACGTTGGGCCGCGAGATCACCTCGATCGACGATATCGAGCAGCCACCCGAAAGCGAGCAGGCCATCAGCACCGCGCCGCAGCGGGTCGCCGGTGTCCTCGCACAGTTGCCGGACAACTATCGACGAATCCTGGAACTTCGCTTCCTGCACAACCGTTCGATCAAGGAGTCGGCGGCCGAACTAGGGGTTAGTGTCGCCAATGCCAAGGTGCTCCAGCATCGGGCGTTGCGACTGGCCGCGCAGGTCAACGAAGAGGGCGGATCATGA
- a CDS encoding ubiquinol-cytochrome c reductase iron-sulfur subunit, with protein sequence MNTRALRSYIDDLLRGRRPKPFRPDDFEAAQIRTAIDLQSARPDSDAPRPEFLTDLHRRLAAQQDGSARTAPTANATRRSVIVGTSAAAAAAVAAVSIDRALIDGTQVAQRNNDGPQELTPNTGRWVRVAASGDVSEGAMRPFDVGSVIGFVRRVDGKPEAVSGVCTHQGCRLWFDAPDDRLRCPCHTTSFTPAGLVLTHQLPIAPKPLPTLMVREQDGVIEVFVPASPNEPA encoded by the coding sequence ATGAACACGCGAGCATTGCGCTCCTACATCGACGACCTGCTGCGCGGCCGTCGCCCAAAGCCGTTCCGGCCCGACGACTTCGAGGCCGCCCAGATCCGAACCGCGATCGACCTCCAGTCCGCGCGCCCGGACAGCGACGCGCCGCGTCCGGAATTCTTGACCGATCTGCATCGGCGACTCGCCGCCCAACAAGACGGTTCCGCGCGGACCGCGCCGACGGCGAATGCCACCCGTCGCAGCGTCATCGTCGGCACGTCGGCCGCTGCGGCGGCTGCGGTCGCGGCGGTGTCCATCGACCGCGCATTGATCGACGGCACGCAGGTCGCCCAGCGGAACAACGACGGGCCGCAAGAGCTCACGCCCAACACCGGGCGCTGGGTCCGGGTCGCGGCGAGTGGTGACGTATCCGAAGGCGCCATGCGGCCTTTCGACGTGGGCTCGGTGATCGGATTCGTCCGTCGGGTCGACGGTAAGCCCGAGGCCGTGTCGGGTGTCTGCACCCATCAGGGCTGCCGGCTGTGGTTCGACGCACCCGACGATCGGTTGCGCTGCCCGTGCCATACGACGTCGTTTACGCCCGCCGGTCTGGTGCTGACCCATCAGCTGCCGATAGCGCCGAAACCGCTGCCCACGTTGATGGTTCGCGAGCAAGATGGCGTGATCGAAGTGTTCGTCCCGGCGTCTCCGAACGAGCCGGCCTGA
- a CDS encoding PPE family protein, which produces MVFDFAAQPPELISAKIYAGPGAESLQTAAAAWDALSSELQSTATQFESTIAGLVGGDWTGPSAEAAAAAAAPFVSWLSTTSGQAEQTAGQARAAASAYDTALAATVPPAEIATNRAELLTLLQANIFGQYNAAIAALEAEYEQFWAQDVAAITGYSASSQSATSGLGSFTEAPETTNPSGTAAQAAATQAAAAAPLDPSGILTEIETITNSFSTALTNLNTSYTNFFTNAFGLIPGGSNLQSLYQGVFSFANSVGSQATYTNVVNSSTSMGISQWKNFFVYQPWSHGIGLGSLGAGLSSPGHAGGLGIAPKAAAAAIGGAHTIGKLSVPPSWAGATPAIRLAATSLPDGAFAATAAPTMEAPLSALNQATLGSLAGGALGSPASRVVASTGVRAKVVTPTRSKGPVPLDKVIAKLQEAPDEVQHWNVDEAGLDDLVAKLSTKPGIHAVHLTDGKATAAVQKAATETG; this is translated from the coding sequence ATGGTTTTCGATTTCGCAGCGCAGCCGCCGGAGCTGATCTCCGCCAAGATCTACGCCGGTCCGGGAGCGGAGTCGCTCCAGACCGCGGCCGCGGCCTGGGACGCGTTGTCCAGCGAATTGCAGTCGACCGCAACCCAATTCGAGTCGACAATTGCCGGCCTGGTCGGCGGCGACTGGACCGGCCCGTCGGCTGAGGCCGCAGCCGCGGCCGCCGCGCCGTTCGTGTCCTGGTTGTCGACGACGTCCGGCCAGGCAGAGCAGACCGCGGGCCAAGCCCGGGCCGCGGCCAGCGCCTACGACACGGCGTTGGCGGCGACCGTTCCGCCGGCCGAGATCGCGACAAACCGCGCTGAATTGCTGACGCTGTTGCAGGCCAACATCTTCGGCCAGTACAACGCGGCGATCGCCGCCCTCGAAGCGGAGTACGAGCAGTTCTGGGCACAGGACGTGGCTGCCATCACCGGGTACTCGGCATCGTCGCAATCGGCGACGTCGGGATTGGGCTCGTTCACCGAGGCGCCGGAGACGACCAACCCAAGCGGGACCGCCGCGCAGGCTGCCGCCACGCAGGCCGCCGCCGCGGCACCGTTGGACCCCTCGGGAATCCTCACCGAGATCGAGACCATCACGAACTCGTTCTCGACGGCCCTGACCAATCTCAATACCTCCTACACGAACTTCTTCACCAACGCGTTCGGCCTCATCCCGGGCGGCTCCAACCTGCAGTCGCTGTACCAGGGCGTGTTCAGCTTCGCCAACAGCGTCGGAAGTCAGGCGACGTACACCAACGTCGTCAACAGCTCGACCAGCATGGGCATCTCGCAGTGGAAGAACTTCTTCGTCTACCAGCCGTGGAGCCACGGCATCGGGCTCGGATCGCTGGGCGCCGGGCTCTCGTCACCGGGACATGCCGGCGGCCTCGGTATCGCACCCAAAGCCGCGGCGGCAGCGATCGGCGGCGCGCACACGATCGGCAAGCTGTCGGTGCCGCCCAGCTGGGCCGGAGCGACCCCGGCGATCAGGCTCGCCGCAACCTCCTTGCCGGACGGCGCCTTTGCCGCGACGGCCGCTCCCACCATGGAAGCGCCGCTGAGCGCGCTCAACCAGGCCACCTTGGGCAGCTTGGCCGGCGGTGCGCTGGGGAGCCCCGCATCTCGCGTCGTCGCCTCGACGGGTGTACGCGCCAAGGTGGTGACACCGACGCGCTCGAAGGGGCCGGTCCCGTTGGACAAGGTCATCGCGAAGCTGCAAGAGGCACCCGACGAGGTCCAGCACTGGAACGTCGACGAGGCCGGACTCGACGACCTGGTCGCCAAGCTGTCGACAAAACCAGGCATCCACGCCGTGCATCTCACCGACGGCAAAGCCACGGCAGCGGTCCAAAAGGCCGCAACTGAAACAGGTTAA
- a CDS encoding adenylate/guanylate cyclase domain-containing protein, giving the protein MVSVKAERPGCAIARNRHYDAAAARRRRLLLLATAMGVAITAGFGVMELVLSPSPSYIGLVDLGVATVLATVPLLYRFGELAPPLAYITVVYAAVTFLCWHLGTGSGVQFYLLITGAAAVMIVGIERVGLAVAVAVVGVAIVIALEFTVPHDTGAELSWLITVGFVVNAGAAGVMAVAIVWYGLRQIASAEAALEQEYQRSEALLANILPGAVAQRLKDRPGSVIADKYDDASILFADIAGYTERASDTPPEELISFLDDLYSSLDLLVTRHGLEKVKTSGDAYMVVSGVPEPRADHLEALADLALDVAEAVAGLTDSRGRAVPLRIGLACGPVVAGVVGSQRFFYDVWGDAVNVASRMESTAEVGRIQVPDDTYRRLRGRFVFTERGEIDVKGKGVMHTWYLTGRRQDA; this is encoded by the coding sequence ATGGTCAGCGTCAAGGCCGAACGGCCGGGGTGTGCGATAGCCCGGAATCGGCACTACGACGCGGCCGCGGCCCGGCGCCGCCGGTTGCTGCTGTTGGCGACCGCCATGGGCGTCGCCATCACCGCGGGCTTCGGCGTCATGGAGTTGGTCTTGAGCCCGAGCCCGAGTTACATCGGCTTGGTCGACCTCGGTGTCGCCACGGTGCTGGCGACGGTTCCGCTGCTCTACCGATTCGGCGAGCTCGCCCCGCCCCTGGCCTACATCACGGTCGTGTATGCGGCCGTCACCTTTTTGTGCTGGCACCTAGGTACCGGCTCGGGTGTCCAGTTCTACCTTCTCATCACGGGCGCGGCCGCAGTGATGATCGTCGGAATCGAACGCGTCGGTCTGGCCGTCGCGGTGGCGGTGGTCGGTGTCGCCATTGTCATCGCGCTGGAATTCACCGTCCCGCACGATACCGGCGCCGAACTTTCGTGGCTCATCACCGTGGGGTTCGTCGTCAACGCAGGCGCGGCGGGCGTCATGGCGGTCGCGATCGTCTGGTACGGCTTACGCCAGATCGCCAGCGCCGAGGCGGCTCTGGAGCAGGAGTATCAGCGTTCCGAAGCGTTGCTGGCCAACATCCTGCCCGGCGCCGTCGCTCAACGACTCAAGGACCGGCCCGGGTCGGTGATCGCGGACAAATACGACGATGCGTCAATCCTTTTCGCGGACATCGCCGGCTACACCGAGCGGGCCAGCGACACGCCGCCAGAGGAGTTGATCAGTTTTCTGGACGACCTCTACAGCAGTCTCGACCTGCTGGTGACGCGGCACGGCTTGGAGAAGGTCAAGACCAGCGGCGACGCCTACATGGTTGTCAGTGGCGTCCCGGAACCCCGCGCCGACCACCTCGAAGCGCTGGCCGATCTGGCCCTCGACGTCGCCGAAGCTGTTGCCGGCCTAACTGATTCGCGTGGTCGTGCCGTTCCGCTGCGCATTGGCTTGGCCTGCGGTCCGGTGGTGGCCGGCGTGGTCGGATCGCAGCGCTTCTTCTACGACGTCTGGGGCGATGCCGTCAACGTCGCGTCCCGGATGGAGTCCACCGCGGAGGTCGGGCGTATTCAGGTGCCGGACGACACGTATCGCCGCCTGCGCGGTCGTTTCGTGTTCACCGAGCGCGGCGAGATCGACGTGAAGGGCAAGGGTGTCATGCACACCTGGTACCTGACCGGGCGAAGACAGGACGCGTGA
- a CDS encoding DUF732 domain-containing protein, with amino-acid sequence MLDSAGIPANDGIPSVIAAGHQVCADLANGESPADIADKLAYAAYDDAPINPLDQYQRSMVLFVRVSTQAFCPGRAGRAAS; translated from the coding sequence ATGCTCGACAGTGCAGGCATCCCGGCCAACGACGGCATCCCCAGCGTCATCGCGGCCGGTCATCAGGTATGTGCGGACCTCGCCAACGGGGAATCGCCGGCCGACATCGCGGACAAGCTTGCGTATGCCGCATACGACGATGCCCCGATCAACCCGCTCGACCAATACCAGCGCTCGATGGTCTTGTTCGTTCGGGTGTCCACCCAAGCTTTCTGTCCTGGACGCGCGGGCCGCGCAGCGTCGTAG
- a CDS encoding DUF732 domain-containing protein, whose amino-acid sequence MTKRRAKRWAATAMTGVALFAAPLAHASPDDALLAQLKADGIAGPSDAVLLTSAHSACDLLATMNGDEVGTAVHEQTRLDDNQSTVFVADAMHYLCPERDHSGGQIWQTTHPGGQALQ is encoded by the coding sequence ATGACGAAACGGCGGGCAAAGCGGTGGGCCGCGACAGCGATGACCGGGGTCGCGCTGTTCGCCGCACCGCTGGCGCATGCCTCGCCTGACGACGCCTTGCTGGCCCAACTCAAAGCCGACGGAATCGCGGGGCCCTCCGATGCCGTCCTACTGACGTCGGCCCACAGTGCTTGCGATTTGCTTGCCACCATGAACGGGGACGAAGTCGGCACGGCCGTGCACGAGCAGACAAGGCTGGACGACAACCAGTCGACGGTGTTCGTCGCGGACGCAATGCACTACCTGTGCCCAGAACGCGACCACTCCGGCGGGCAGATCTGGCAGACCACCCATCCGGGCGGACAAGCACTGCAGTGA
- a CDS encoding PPE family protein, SVP subgroup, with the protein MVFDFGALPPEINSGKIYTGPGSAPLLAAAAAWEALASELQTTAAGYASTLTELTSSWQGPSSQAAASAAAPYTAWLSTTAAQAEQTAAQAQAAAAAYEAAFAASIPPPVIAANRALLAALVATNFLGINTPAIAATEAAYAEFWAQDAGAMYAYAGAAGAATQLPAITEAPATTNDSGQASQAASTAQAAASQPADATSDLLAFLTQINTQLTTLNTDITSFSTQLTAAQTAFINSLGIPAITATLPPDVTGGVSSVSKLISALNSSISTFLAGPFSPLGYASGAIRSFYQASISIPGLGVGIQGIGPLLHPTPITGALSPLLHSGLLSGSYSGAGSAETLASVGRASYIGSLSVPQNWAAATPAVRSVAAEMEASAVDAAPEMGLAQPGMFGQTALSSLAGRAIGGTATRAAVGQGYRVPGAVAADEIATSATIIVIPPSAE; encoded by the coding sequence ATGGTTTTCGATTTCGGGGCGCTACCGCCGGAGATCAACTCCGGCAAGATCTACACGGGTCCGGGGTCGGCGCCGCTGCTGGCCGCCGCCGCGGCGTGGGAGGCGCTGGCGAGCGAGCTGCAGACCACCGCGGCCGGTTACGCCTCCACGCTCACCGAGTTGACCTCGAGTTGGCAGGGGCCCTCGTCGCAGGCTGCAGCCAGCGCGGCGGCGCCGTACACCGCGTGGTTGAGCACGACCGCAGCCCAAGCCGAGCAGACGGCGGCGCAGGCACAGGCTGCCGCAGCCGCCTACGAGGCTGCGTTCGCCGCCAGCATCCCGCCGCCGGTCATTGCGGCAAACCGCGCCTTGCTGGCGGCGTTGGTCGCCACCAACTTCCTCGGCATCAACACACCGGCCATCGCCGCGACTGAGGCCGCCTACGCCGAATTCTGGGCTCAGGATGCGGGAGCGATGTACGCCTACGCCGGCGCCGCGGGGGCGGCGACCCAGCTGCCGGCCATCACTGAGGCACCAGCCACGACGAACGACAGCGGGCAGGCCAGCCAGGCGGCGTCCACCGCGCAGGCAGCGGCATCCCAGCCCGCTGACGCCACGAGCGATCTCCTGGCGTTCCTGACGCAGATCAACACCCAGTTGACGACGCTGAACACCGACATCACCAGCTTCAGCACACAATTGACGGCCGCTCAGACCGCGTTCATCAACTCGCTGGGAATACCGGCCATCACGGCGACGCTGCCCCCGGACGTGACGGGCGGCGTGTCGAGCGTGTCGAAGTTGATCAGCGCGCTGAACAGCAGCATCAGCACGTTCCTCGCCGGGCCGTTCAGCCCCTTGGGGTATGCCTCCGGCGCGATCAGGAGCTTCTACCAGGCGTCTATCAGCATCCCGGGCCTCGGTGTCGGCATTCAGGGCATCGGGCCGCTACTCCACCCGACTCCCATCACCGGGGCGCTGTCGCCGTTGCTGCACAGCGGGCTGCTGAGCGGTTCGTACTCCGGGGCGGGCAGCGCCGAGACGCTGGCATCGGTCGGGCGGGCCAGTTACATCGGTTCGCTGTCGGTGCCGCAGAACTGGGCCGCCGCCACACCCGCGGTCCGCTCGGTCGCGGCCGAGATGGAGGCATCCGCGGTCGACGCGGCCCCCGAGATGGGACTCGCCCAGCCCGGCATGTTCGGCCAGACGGCGCTATCCAGCCTCGCCGGACGGGCCATCGGCGGTACCGCCACCCGCGCGGCCGTTGGTCAGGGTTACCGCGTCCCCGGCGCGGTGGCGGCCGACGAGATCGCCACCAGCGCCACCATCATCGTCATCCCGCCGAGCGCGGAATAA